TCTTTTACCCGACTGTTTCACCTTTATCCATTACCAATCCAATTTTAtcgcattttttacattttcccgagatttcttcaaattttctcCTCCTTCGAATCTTTTATTCAAGGTGATCACCCGCATTACATATGGTGATTGACAAAAATGCGCCTTAGAAAAGAACTTCTTTTTTTCTTGGTCTATAAGTTTAAGCTAAGCTTTCTTCTTTTCTATAATCCTCGGGTAAGTGTGTTTTAAACACGCTTACATTTATAtaacttatttcattttatataattatttcccattctaacccataataattttcttttcgttAGATTTTcatacgttttaaaaatttgttttttttgtgtacaataaaaatttcttatatgaATGAAGAAATACACATCTCTGGGTGGGAATTTAATCTATCTGATGATTATATGGTTTTGtgtacattttttcttatttttactaTTGTCTTACTTTAAAGATGCATTTTCATTGACGAtgaaattgcattttaagtacTGTCAAACTGCTAGACACTGGCATTTGcgtcaaatatttgaattgaagcTAGTGTCAATTTAGTGTCATTTGACATAACTTGGTGCTCAAATTGGGTACAAAGTAATTTGAAACTGACATACGCGTAAAATAATTGAATCTTTCGTCATTATCACACAATCATTGAATTATTGTCCCTTTGATATTACTTGGCGCCTAAATTGAGCGCCGGTGCCTCATATATCAATAGTCCATGTTTTTCTTTAAGGTACATGAGCTGCCGGTACTATACTGGGCGCTATCGAGCGCTCAGTTCAACTTACGTTAAATTTCAAACTTAGTACACGCAATTATtattactcaaaaaaatttttctactaaataatttaaacttaccTCTAATTGCGATAATTCCAGCATATCTTCagcttttacattttttggaatatttttatcacgaccttgtaataattttggatTACGTGAAAGTGCCCACAGAAAATCTAATACTGCAGTAGGATCATACCTAGTAGAaatgaaattctaaaataaaattctaacaaAAATGCGATAAGGTTTAGAATACACATCTTACTTTGAATATGAATGTATATGAGAAAAATGTACTATAACATGTTACTAAGTTGGCACGTTAAAATGTGgattttacatattaaatatatcataaaatgtgGAAGGGGGAGGGAAGAACAGTAAGacatatattaaacaattttataagcaATAAGAGAAAAATAGTCATGCTATTCTTATGTTTGACCCTACTCAGCAATGTGAAAAGcttgaaaaaagaattatttatacGGTATGTGTATTTCCAGCATTAATTATGCTTGCATTTACCTGGAGTTGCAATCAGCTAATAAATGACCAATGCATCGATGTAATGTCCCCCAGTTGGCACGATGTACCAATAAAGTTTGCAAATATGCCCGATATGAATTTGAACGATTTGTTGAAAACATTAAATCCATTTGTAAATCCGGACTACTTCCAATTAGTTCAGGTTCAATCGAGGCTAGCCAATCAACTAATAAACCACCagggttaaaatttaaatgtctttcattttttatatcaatcaaTCGTTGAGCAATTGCTTCAATTAGTACAGCGTTGTTGTGAACATGAACTCCTTGTTCTAACATTTTTCTTCCCATTTTTTCTAGCGTTAATGCATCTGCATTTcttaaaactgaaacaaaaattggaaaagaaattgaaaataagagtacttttataaaatgtcaTACAATTCAtctgtaaattttcttaaagggTAAAGCAGTCTGTTCACTTTTTGATACTGCACTTTTGGATATAAGTACGAAGAgactttaaaatgaaatatatatcccTCCACACAAATTTTTGGGGATTCAGCGATATACTGATACCAATAAGCCCACACTATCTATCactttatattaatattcaCCAGCAAACACCTCActattaaaatttcgattttgaccAAATTTCCTCGATCAAttccaagtagtcatcatcagtctGATGACGACTatttggtagtcgaaatacgtatttttataataccaaAAATTGATGTGGGAGATTgggaaaatcgaaatttaattcgaattaTCCTacagttctcatttattatcttcgataattaTTTCACTATTTGTTTTCAGCTCAGTGTAATACACTAAGTGTAGCTAAGTTAAAAAAGATAGTGTTATTACAACGTACTAAgactattttttttactcaCACTTAGTGTAGTACTACAAGGAGctaaaaagaattaatattatCTAAACTGTGAGAAACTTAAAtctaaatcatcaaaaaaaacGTACCTTTATTAGGAtccaaatcaaatattttaggaTCTTCAAATTTTACCATAGTCATATTATCAGATTCAttggtatgttttttaataaaatgtgttaaaaagaATGTTAACGAGGAATTCTTTTGATCTTTTAAATTTCGACAAATAATTCTTAAAGCTTCAATAAATCCTGGTGGTATATGTTCTGCTTGCgaatttgacaaaaataatcGCAATAAACGTGTTGTTGATGAACAATTTTCAAGTAGAACATTAGCAAAAGGTTTCGATTTACAattcgttataaaaaatgtaaccaCTATATTTAGGGCAACGACCGAATTTGAATGTTTGTTGGTAATTTCtgatgttaaaattttcaacaatgtGCGAAAATCAATATTTACGTCACCGGTGTACTCCGTTTTAAAGAAAATCGCATTTAGTAAACTTGGTATACACTGCGCATGTAAAATTTGCGAACTGCTTGTCATGGTTTCAATATTTGTTGGTAATGGTTTACGCCagtataaaaattgaacacGATTATCATCCGCTGTAGGTGGTTCATGTAAATTTAAGGCTTCAACGAATATATCACCTCCAACAGCTCCACGACGTCGCTGTACTTCAACTAATTGAGCCATATATGTTTTATCTAGAACCGCTTCGGCAACGGCCATTTCATCTTCAGTCACTGCCACATCTAACGCATGTAACAATTTACTCATAGAAGGGATGGGAATTCCAAACGATTGAACAAATAACATTAACTTTGACTGTTCAAGACCGACCAAAGCTGCGTCCACTAGACGTGGAACATTTGATCGTATCATTCGTAATTTTAACCAATCAGGAATGTAAAGCAATTGTTCGGATGTTTCAATTGAATAAGCTTTTGGGGGCTCCTCATTTAGTGGGAACCATTGatccaacatttttttgtataattcttCGGAATCGGATACAGGGCCATATGTTAGAAGAATAATTATAGCATGAATGACTAAGAGTTGAATAATACATTCTTCGCCGTTTGACCACTGTATTAGCACTTGTTCCGTGCACTCAGCCCACTGAATTGCTTCTCGATTTATTTGAAGCGCTTTTTGAAGGAACGCACTATAAATAACAACACACGATGATAAACTACGTTCAGCTGTTGGATTTACTTCATCTGGAGTGGGAAGTATTGCGGCAATAATTGTACTACGTTCCACAATTAATTGTGCCATATCATAAACTAACTCTGCCATCTCTGGATACGAGTCCATACACGAATGGTGttccaaaaattgaatataactGCTAATCatatttggatcattttcaacTTGACATGCTTGTCGTAATGCAACAATGATTTGTGGACGCACAGCATCAAAATGAGGCATTTGCGCAAGCTGCCTTAATAACCATACTTCTCCTTCATTTTCGACATTATCCACTTCCATAGAATCAACAGCATCTTCATGCGATTGTAATACTAATTTTATACCTTTAATCGCTTGGACACGGCTTGTGTAGTGTGGTGAACTTAATCgacgtaaaaaatattctaggaCTTCACACGCCGATGCAGGAGAATGATTTTCACTCGTTAACAATGTATGTAAATGATTTACTAATTGAATATGTTTTTGTCGAAATATTCGATCAGATTTTTCGCCTAAATTTAATCCGGAACTTAACAAGAATTCGCATAAACATTGAACAGGCAGATGACTTAGGGCCCCTTCAGAATTTTGTACTAGCTCAGCTAACCATGGCATATGCTGACTTGGCCCTTGCCTTTGAATAATATCTAATAAGAAATCAGGGCGTCTTGATCGACATAACAAATGTCCTAGACGATGAGATGCATTCAATGAGCGTAATTGTTCAAGAATCGTTGGAGGAGGACGCCGAGATACTCCCATGGGTGCCATTGTTATTAATTGAGGTAATAACAAACTATTCGTTTCATTAATAGTAATTTTCGATGCCGCCGCTAAATGTGATTCAAACtctaaaatttgttgtttttctaAAGCAGCAATTTGTaattctttactttttaattcCTCATAATTCTCACACATTGCCATTGTTGGTGGAGGGTACGAAAAATGATTTGTAATACACATTTCCATGAAAATTCGCAACGTTGGATATTTTTCCCATGCAACACTACCAAAAGTCGTTGGATTGTGCGCGGCTAGAATTAATAATATGATCCAACCTTTCCAATATAAGTTGGAAATAGCTAATTGAGGTGGAGTGTATCCTACAGGAAGAGTAATATTTTCGGGATGATGATatgtacataaattaaaaatcaaatcaattattTCCAATTTGTCAAACTGTAACATTACAGTATACTCTGTAGATTGCATTGCAGCCCGCTTTATTAGTGGATCGCAGAAATCTAACGTTTCCATTTGTAAAAGGGGGTGATCTTTTGAGATTCCAATTAGAAGAATGCGTATTAATGTACCTTGTAATAACGGAACTTCAGTACAAAGTCGCATCAAAATATTACGTTCATTCTCTGAAGGCCACATATCTTGTTTACAGTAATTCTCTATCGGTTCCAATAATAAGAGTTTTCTTAAACTTGCTATAAAGTCAGGTCCACTTGGACGATACATTCTTATCGCTGTCTCATGTAACCACCATAAAGAATCACTTTGAATCTGTGAAatctgtttttgaaatttttgtaatgtatgTAATTCCTTTTTATCACCACGAGATAAATAATTAGCGGCCTCTTTCACCGATGGTGAAACTGCAGCCAAAAACATACATAGACATATTATATCAACTACCGAATTAAACATACGATCTTTAAACTCAAATTCACGTAGCGTGTTTGTAGTTTCTTTACGTTCGCGTATTAAGGCAcgacaaaatatatacatatcaaTGTCATAGCGCAATGCTCGAGCTATTTCACGTAAAAGTGTACGTAATGGACGTAAATAAtcatctttatttaataaaagttcaaGAAATATTTCAGCTAGTACATTGGCTGCATGTTCAGAAgatgtttgaaatattacacCAATCATAATCATGTTATTTGGATTACGTGCATTTGATAGCTCATTGTAAAtggtatgttttaatattacagGGAGATTTTCCTCGTGGGACGCAATCATATCtctgaaacaaaattaaatatttttgaaaattgaagaaaatttctattggcagctgttaaaatttatatggatAGTTATTGTAGCTCTTACCTTAAACAATTTAAGAAAACATTGACTAatgcttttgttttaaaacgaaTCTTCGTTAATAATGATATCACTTCAATATCTCGTTGAGTTTCAGCCacactattataacataaataaactaataaatctTGAGCGAATCGCATTAATTTTGCATTATGTAACCACATTTCAATTTTAGATATCGCTAACATTcgaatctaaaataaaaatttgcccgTCAAAACTAATTACTTTGTATATTCATGTAAAATCTTACCTCAACTAAGCCACATGCAGTGGCTAAAAACCGCAAGAAATTCTTTGTAACTGTTTCTGGTGGTTGTTTTCGTAATATATGCTCTTTAGCAGCTTCCAAAACAGTCTGTTCCACATATTCAAGACAATTTGCATACCGAGCATGTGTTgcgatattatatttttctaatacattTTTCTTTCGCCCATTAGAAAAGTCTCCTGAATCATCTTCATTAATAGTAAGTGGCGAACCTGTGTCACCTCGATTACCAATTGAAGAAAGTTCAGGTTGTAACAGTGACTTGGGTGGTGTTTTTGTGTTGAATGCGCTTTGAATGTTGTCTACAAATGGTGTACATAGTTCATGATCTACCCAAACACGATCACCTAGAGCGTCTTCTAAATAATActacaaaaaatatagaaaatgtaaattcgtaatttagattaaaaaatactCCATTCATATtagattaaaaacattatattctaCGGAGAATGTGCAGTAAAATTCACCGCAAATATTCACAATTTCGTTATTTTAGTctatatgcaaaaataattataacaaatttcacATTGCACGTTTTAGGGTTCTGTAATGAAAAAAGTGGAACTCTTATAGCTGCATCATTCTCGTCTGTTGatttattcaattcaaatgAAATTGGTATCATTGgtctttattaacttttaaaattaaatatctgcTTACGTGAATATTACGCGAGATATAAGATCCCAAAGTTGTACAAAGTTTGGTTCTCTTTTAGCTTAAAAAACGTATAgcaataaatttctaaaatttacgaATTGAAGAGGAATAGGTCCTAATTAATGCGGGCcattaataatgaattaaaaattttttaatttaagcacCATGTTGTGTGGGGTAGCAGAACTTAGCAAATCAAAGAACTACCAGGGGTCAAATTTCTTTTTACTcaaaaagttaagtttttatcttttcagtttttgtttaaCGCAGTTGagcttttgatttatttattta
This genomic interval from Chrysoperla carnea chromosome 1, inChrCarn1.1, whole genome shotgun sequence contains the following:
- the LOC123296955 gene encoding integrator complex subunit 1, translating into MDRSKSSSNLRGAKGKITQHPPDLFALGSKPTSSRDTEVKRSTSTHSKLPSSSHSSLPSIHSKDRKREGVAPSLPVIPTKKPKVFPIPAPSRSAATLPTSSERFATTNAPPTNEQWENKAIDSDEGDLVANVLNAVADGDTDRGIGYLLGGLKLLRSQKYKPELMLITAIGYIAKQKPSLFRNDDVTQAVFSLLRRDSVSSFKSKGNPQVPTFAVNLLMRGYEEITNWPKSFFKYYLEDALGDRVWVDHELCTPFVDNIQSAFNTKTPPKSLLQPELSSIGNRGDTGSPLTINEDDSGDFSNGRKKNVLEKYNIATHARYANCLEYVEQTVLEAAKEHILRKQPPETVTKNFLRFLATACGLVEIRMLAISKIEMWLHNAKLMRFAQDLLVYLCYNSVAETQRDIEVISLLTKIRFKTKALVNVFLNCLRDMIASHEENLPVILKHTIYNELSNARNPNNMIMIGVIFQTSSEHAANVLAEIFLELLLNKDDYLRPLRTLLREIARALRYDIDMYIFCRALIRERKETTNTLREFEFKDRMFNSVVDIICLCMFLAAVSPSVKEAANYLSRGDKKELHTLQKFQKQISQIQSDSLWWLHETAIRMYRPSGPDFIASLRKLLLLEPIENYCKQDMWPSENERNILMRLCTEVPLLQGTLIRILLIGISKDHPLLQMETLDFCDPLIKRAAMQSTEYTVMLQFDKLEIIDLIFNLCTYHHPENITLPVGYTPPQLAISNLYWKGWIILLILAAHNPTTFGSVAWEKYPTLRIFMEMCITNHFSYPPPTMAMCENYEELKSKELQIAALEKQQILEFESHLAAASKITINETNSLLLPQLITMAPMGVSRRPPPTILEQLRSLNASHRLGHLLCRSRRPDFLLDIIQRQGPSQHMPWLAELVQNSEGALSHLPVQCLCEFLLSSGLNLGEKSDRIFRQKHIQLVNHLHTLLTSENHSPASACEVLEYFLRRLSSPHYTSRVQAIKGIKLVLQSHEDAVDSMEVDNVENEGEVWLLRQLAQMPHFDAVRPQIIVALRQACQVENDPNMISSYIQFLEHHSCMDSYPEMAELVYDMAQLIVERSTIIAAILPTPDEVNPTAERSLSSCVVIYSAFLQKALQINREAIQWAECTEQVLIQWSNGEECIIQLLVIHAIIILLTYGPVSDSEELYKKMLDQWFPLNEEPPKAYSIETSEQLLYIPDWLKLRMIRSNVPRLVDAALVGLEQSKLMLFVQSFGIPIPSMSKLLHALDVAVTEDEMAVAEAVLDKTYMAQLVEVQRRRGAVGGDIFVEALNLHEPPTADDNRVQFLYWRKPLPTNIETMTSSSQILHAQCIPSLLNAIFFKTEYTGDVNIDFRTLLKILTSEITNKHSNSVVALNIVVTFFITNCKSKPFANVLLENCSSTTRLLRLFLSNSQAEHIPPGFIEALRIICRNLKDQKNSSLTFFLTHFIKKHTNESDNMTMVKFEDPKIFDLDPNKVLRNADALTLEKMGRKMLEQGVHVHNNAVLIEAIAQRLIDIKNERHLNFNPGGLLVDWLASIEPELIGSSPDLQMDLMFSTNRSNSYRAYLQTLLVHRANWGTLHRCIGHLLADCNSRYDPTAVLDFLWALSRNPKLLQGRDKNIPKNVKAEDMLELSQLELKSLVNYMLEESFLIEKSQQTSSQNISASANCTELRIPLLLQCIYENPIAINYVARYLLFIIKAEEQKYINNKVETIIILDDTNQWYTENEQNGKFLRKKIAEQLLLLLYMHVPRIIHHISGCDRDKIFKKIYLTEWSSSSLDKISHCLLTALAATPHMKDWGKRSQDYEIMTRKMCATHPVLILRQLQMIAASLRGRAHLDFGVFRSRNHLNLFTQVLGIVELLQPYIYMPEHQVGLENTLNEFFTLFKSHGRVKDLIPLLNRFISILQTYINYDAKKALKFLQKHAHLLNDLQMYHTNLNSLRDLMTGILLPRGDSDLTDQDGGDVLVAVIPPVAQEQLPPNWDQLVINLTKLQGDDVYTALQDIEHLSNRKPSILESILSELCRLMMSPTVGIRVLAHTLVTRHLKHNPTDDSITSTVFTATLRCLDSSNTDIVVTTLERLPELIVCMQENAIPILEKVFTLGIGSDINTASYINKVINLLNLQIGC